In Populus alba chromosome 1, ASM523922v2, whole genome shotgun sequence, a single window of DNA contains:
- the LOC118042848 gene encoding TLC domain-containing protein At5g14285: METLIKSLPDLPILFSFFLTIYLAAHFLVFRNWSPKIRPEAASCLISIFHGTPAVFLATHALFTDPNRGFSSLNTKTEASVLDYSISYFLMDLIHYLIFSPSDILFIGHHLATLFVFVTCRYLVTRGAYAVLMLLILAEVTSACQNAWTLANARRIDVEFAAKVYDFLSLPFYAFYSVVRGILGPYFVYQMGAFFISGVDGGIIPKWIWVSWLFVVVIAISVSILWVTNLWVQLYRERSAKLEKKST; this comes from the coding sequence atggaaacCCTAATCAAATCACTCCCAGACCTCCCTatcctcttctccttcttcctcaCCATTTACCTCGCAGCCCATTTTCTTGTTTTCCGTAACTGGAGTCCCAAGATCCGACCCGAAGCAGCCAGTTGCTTAATCTCTATATTTCACGGTACACCGGCGGTGTTTTTAGCAACGCACGCACTATTCACCGACCCAAACCGAGGTTTCTCTtccttaaacacaaaaacagaaGCCTCGGTCCTTGACTATAGCATTTCCTACTTCTTAATGGATCTTATTCACTACCTTATTTTCTCACCAAGTGACATCCTTTTCATCGGGCATCACTTGGCAACTCTTTTTGTCTTCGTCACTTGCCGCTACCTTGTCACTCGCGGCGCCTACGCGGTTCTGATGCTGTTGATTCTTGCAGAGGTGACTAGCGCGTGTCAGAACGCGTGGACACTTGCCAATGCGAGGAGAATCGATGTGGAGTTTGCTGCCAAAGTGTATGATTTTTTGTCTCTGCCATTTTATGCCTTTTATTCCGTCGTTAGAGGGATTTTGGGGCCGTATTTTGTGTATCAAATGGGTGCGTTTTTTATTAGTGGGGTTGATGGTGGTATAATTCCCAAATGGATTTGGGTTTCTTGGTTGTTTGTTGTTGTAATTGCTATTAGTGTTAGTATTTTGTGGGTTACCAATTTGTGGGTTCAATTGTACAGAGAAAGGAGTGCTAAATTGGAAAAGAAATcgacataa
- the LOC118042849 gene encoding transcription factor GTE9 produces MMAKKGKFSGRYHRNRFHTTGEIEGSASSGRIDTEITVSEGSSAPGRKLSKLNSSKEDTFGVPVQIFSPSHLSPSERKDLEQRLRWELEQIRNLQKRVDLQRTNGVTLSSSSDILSCSNGTNRPRIETFRKSSVMTSGPGKKVNPTGQARVWNRGNSGRFKSAKQVSRQTTPITPNIILMKQCETLLKLLMSHQYGWVFNSPVDIVKLNIPDYYTIIKNPMDLGTIKSKISSGAYSSPLEFMADVRLTFKNAMVYNPQGSDAYIMADTLNTFFERRWNAIEKKLPRAGGEVLQENSGPHEDFETAETSPAKKRKVTSFQHDIMPEPGKRGLTDEERLNLGRELESLLGEMPVNIIDFLREHCSSGRNGGEEEIEIDIDELSDDTLFTLRKLLDDYLQEKRKNQTRGEPCEIELLNESGPSNSSMQQKKGNDLGDEEIDIGGNGPPVSSYQPVEIEKEKDTGHKSSKISSDSSSDSDSGSSSQSESDIAKVSSPTNASRVSETLVCGARLGNKTNAGAQLERNQSVSGLDQLEQTSQEKLSSESDCQQDGESAPSDSQVSLEKRIRHALIKNRFADTILKAKEKTLSQGDKGDPQKLQRERAELELHKKKEKARLLAEAKAAEDAQRQAEAAAATEARRKRELEREAARQALLKMEKTVEINENSQFLEDLEMLRVVPAEHVPSSVDETSPDRSQDGLGGFKFGACNPLEQLGLFRKDDEEEEEGEPLNVLNPLNEVEEGEID; encoded by the exons ATGATGGCAAAGAAAGGTAAATTCAGTGGAAGGTATCATAGAAATAGATTTCACACAACAGGTGAAATTGAGGGTTCTGCTAGTTCAGGAAGGATCGACACGGAGATTACAGTTTCTGAGGGTTCTAGTGCTCCTGGGCGGAAACTTAGCAAGTTAAATTCCAGCAAAGAGGACACTTTTGGTGTCCCTGTGCAGATATTTTCTCCATCGCACCTATCACCATCTGAAAGGAAGGATTTAGAACAAAGGTTGAGATGGGAACTTGAACAAATAAGGAATCTCCAAAAGAGAGTTGATTTACAGAGAACAAATGGTGTTACACTGTCATCTTCCAGTGACATTCTTAGTTGTAGCAATGGAACAAATAGGCCTCGGATAGAAACTTTTAGGAAGTCTTCGGTTATGACTTCTGGGCCTGGGAAGAAAGTGAATCCGACAGGACAGGCACGTGTATGGAATAGGGGTAATTCAGGAAGGTTTAAGTCTGCAAAACAAGTTTCAAGACAGACAACACCAATCACTCCAAATATAATATTGATGAAACAGTGTGAGACGCTGTTGAAACTGTTGATGTCTCATCAATACGGTTGGGTCTTCAACAGCCCAGTTGATATTGTGAAGTTGAACATCCCGGATTATTACACTATTATTAAGAATCCAATGGATTTGGGAACCATAAAGAGTAAGATATCTTCTGGTGCTTACTCAAGCCCTTTGGAGTTTATGGCTGATGTGAGGCTTACTTTCAAAAATGCTATGGTGTACAATCCACAAGGGTCTGATGCCTACATCATGGCTGATACTCTTAATACATTTTTTGAAAGGAGATGGAATGCTATTGAGAAGAAATTACCAAGGGCTGGTGGTGAAGTTTTGCAGGAAAATTCAGGTCCTCACGAAGACTTTGAAACTGCTGAAACATCTCCtgcaaaaaagagaaaagtaaCCTCTTTCCAACATGACATTATGCCAGAGCCTGGAAAGCGGGGATTGACAGATGAAGAGAGGCTCAATTTAGGGAGAGAATTGGAGTCTTTGTTGGGAGAAATGCCtgtaaatattattgatttcttGAGGGAACATTGTTCAAGTGGGAGGAATGGTGGAGAGGAGGAAATTGAGATAGATATTGATGAACTCAGTGATGACACCTTGTTCACATTGCGGAAGCTCCTCGATGACTATTTGCAAGAGAAACGAAAGAATCAAACCAGAGGGGAACCTTGTGAGATAGAG CTATTGAATGAATCTGGGCCAAGCAATTCATCCATGCAACAGAAAAAAG GGAATGACCTGGGTGATGAGGAAATTGACATTGGTGGCAATGGGCCTCCTGTCTCAAGCTATCAACCTGTGGagatagaaaaggaaaaggatacAGGCCATAAGAGCAGCAAAATCAGCTCAGATAGCTCTAGTG ATTCAGACTCTGGCAGTTCTTCTCAAAGTGAATCAGATATTGCAAAAGTTTCAAGTCCAACAAATGCATCAAGG GTTTCTGAAACCTTGGTTTGTGGAGCTCGATTAGGCAACAAAACAAATGCTGGTGCTCAGCTCGAGAGGAATC AATCTGTCAGTGGTTTGGATCAGCTCGAACAGACTTCCCAGGAAAAGCTGAGTTCTGAGTCTGATTGCCAGCAAGATG GGGAAAGTGCTCCAAGTGATAGCCAGGTCTCTCTTGAGAAGCGTATTAGGCATGCTTTGATCAAGAACCGTTTTGCCGATACCATATTAAAAGCTAAAGAGAAGACACTTTCACAG GGTGACAAGGGGGATCCTCAGAAACTGCAGCGGGAGAGGGCGGAACTTGAACTGCATAAAAAGAAAG AGAAAGCAAGGTTGCTTGCTGAAGCAAAAGCTGCTGAAGATGCTCAAAGGCAAGCTGAGGCAGCAGCTGCAACTGAGGCTAGACGGAAGAGGGAGCTTGAAAGAGAGGCAGCGCGACAGGCGTTGCTGAAG ATGGAAAAGACTGttgaaattaatgagaactctCAGTTTCTTGAAGACCTGGAAATGCTCAGGGTTGTCCCTGCTGAGCATGTACCAAGCTCTGTGGATGAGACAAGCCCAGATCGCTCACAAGATGGCTTGGGTGGGTTCAAGTTTGGGGCCTGTAACCCCTTAGAACAACTTGGTTTGTTCAGGAAAGAtgatgaagaggaggaagagGGTGAACCGTTAAATGTTTTAAATCCTTTAAATGAAGTAGAAGAGGGAGAGATTGACTGA
- the LOC118042846 gene encoding lysine histidine transporter 1-like, with translation MGTEVPANQKPDVPEELSEADRRKKEIDDWLPITSSRNAKWWYSAFHNVTAMVGAGVLSLPYAMANLGWGPGTVILVLSWTITLYTLWQMVEMHEMVPGKRFDRYHELGQHAFGEKLGLYIVVPQQLICEVGVDIVYMVTGGKSLQKIHNLVCKDCAPIKLTYFIMIFASVHFVLSHLPNFNSISGVSLAAAVMSLSYSTIAWSASVHKGVQPDVDYGYKASTTSGTVFDFFSALGDVAFAYAGHNVVLEIQATIPSKPGKPSKGPMWKGVVVAYIVVALCYFPVALIGYYMFGNKVEDNILISLEKPTWLIVAANMFVVIHVIGSYQIYAIPVFDMLETLLVKKLHFRPSRKLRFVTRNIYVAFTMFVGICFPFFGGLLGFFGGFAFAPTTYFLPCIMWLAICKPKRFSLSWIINWICIILGFLLMILSPIGGLRTIILNAKDYKFFS, from the exons ATGGGTACTGAAGTTCCTGCTAATCAAAAACCTGATGTCCCCGAGGAATTATCAGAA GCAGACAGAAGGAAGAAGGAGATTGATGATTGGCTTCCAATCACTTCCTCGAGAAATGCAAAATGGTGGTATTCAGCTTTCCACAATGTTACGGCCATGGTTGGAGCTGGTGTCCTCAGTCTTCCATATGCAATGGCAAATCTTGGATG GGGCCCTGGTACCGTAATTCTTGTGCTCTCGTGGACCATCACTCTGTACACCCTATGGCAAATGGTTGAGATGCATGAGATGGTTCCTGGGAAACGATTTGACCGATACCATGAGCTTGGCCAGCATGCCTTTGGTGAAAAACTTGGTCTTTACATAGTTGTGCCTCAGCAGCTTATTTGTGAAGTAGGGGTTGACATAGTCTACATGGTTACTGGAGGAAAATCACTTCAGAAGATCCACAATTTAGTGTGCAAAGACTGTGCACCGATCAAATTAACCTACTTTATCATGATTTTCGCCTCGGTTCATTTCGTGCTTTCTCATCTTCCCAACTTCAACTCCATCTCTGGTGTTTCACTGGCTGCTGCAGTCATGTCTTTGAG TTACTCTACCATTGCATGGTCAGCTTCTGTCCACAAAGGTGTTCAGCCAGATGTCGACTATGGCTACAAAGCCTCGACGACTTCTGGAACGGTCTTCGATTTCTTTTCTGCCTTGGGCGATGTAGCTTTTGCCTATGCTGGGCACAACGTTGTGTTAGAGATTCAAGCAACAATTCCATCTAAACCAGGCAAGCCATCGAAAGGGCCAATGTGGAAAGGAGTGGTGGTTGCCTATATAGTTGTAGCGTTGTGCTACTTCCCAGTTGCTCTGATAGGGTATTACATGTTCGGTAATAAAGTCGAAGATAACATACTCATATCGTTAGAAAAACCAACATGGCTCATCGTAGCAGCTAACATGTTCGTCGTTATCCACGTTATCGGAAGCTATCAG ATATATGCAATTCCAGTATTTGACATGCTAGAAACATTGCTGGTAAAGAAGTTGCATTTCAGGCCCTCCAGAAAGCTTCGATTCGTCACACGCAATATATATGTTG CGTTTACAATGTTCGTTGGCATCTGCTTCCCTTTCTTTGGTGGACTTCTGGGATTCTTCGGAGGATTTGCTTTTGCCCCAACAACTTACTTT CTCCCTTGTATCATGTGGCTGGCCATCTGCAAGCCAAAGAGGTTCAGCTTATCATGGATCATCAACTGG ATCTGCATTATACTTGGCTTCTTATTGATGATCTTGTCACCTATTGGAGGGTTGCGGACTATCATACTTAATGCCAAGGACTACAAGTTTTTCTCTTGA
- the LOC118042844 gene encoding uncharacterized protein has product MPPTYFPLRWESTGDQWWFASPIDWAAANGHYDLVRELLRIDNNHLINLTSLRRIRRLESVWDDEEQFDDVAKCRSQVARKLFHECESKKGKNSLIQAGYGGWLMYTAASAGDLSFVQELLERNPLLVFGEGEYGVTDTLYAAARSKNSEVFRLIYDFAISPRFLTAKGEFEEHIGEIPSLYKWEMMNRAIHAAARGGSLTILKELLSNCTDVLAYRDKQGATILHAAAARGQVEVVKDVIASFEIMNSTDNLGNTALHIAAYRGQSSVVEALIVASPLLASSINFAGETFLHMAVSGFQNPAFRRLDNQIELMKQLMSGKVFKMEDIINAKNNEGRTALHMAIIGNVHSDLTKLLMSARSINVNVRDADGMTPLDLLRQRPHSASSDILMRQLISAGGIFGCQDYTTRRAIASRLKMQGNGGSPGSSFRISDNEIFLYTGIEIASDAYADPATAGVSPSSSELSHPDQTNDNQGSALHKRRDSFNYAAQQLKRVLQWPRLKDKKPEKLRKSIDQGSVASGKKYSGSEETPTPLRQRFSNASSIPNNKRTLSVRSNQSSPTAKKKLASGIMHGVVQGLPQITIPGRSRSSSFSKSSISSPSSFDKQKGVFIESDVAGPSTSNRLFNDGTPNVKEKEGSTSKKLRSQYFCFGAAGLSVKTPVSRHRSQGSNPSVLSVA; this is encoded by the exons ATGCCTCCTACATATTTTCCTCTTCGATGGGAGAGTACAGGAGACCAGTGGTGGTTTGCCTCTCCCATTGATTGGGCAGCTGCTAATGGTCACTATGACTTGGTAAGAGAGCTCCTTCGAATTGATAACAATCACCTCATCAACCTTACGTCTCTCAGGCGGATTCGCCGACTTGAGTCTGTGTGGGATGATGAGGAACAGTTTGATGATGTTGCTAAATGTCGCTCTCAAGTTGCAAGAAAACTTTTCCACGAGTGTGAATCCAAGAAGGGGAAGAACTCTCTCATCCAAGCTGGCTATGGTGGATGGCTTATGTACACAGCTGCCTCGGCTGGAGACTTAAGTTTTGTTCAAGAACTTCTTGAAAGGAACCCTTTACTTGTTTTTGGTGAGGGAGAGTATGGAGTTACTGATACGCTCTATGCTGCTGCCAGGAGTAAGAACTCTGAGGTTTTTAGGCTTATTTATGATTTTGCTATCTCTCCAAGGTTTTTGACAGCTAAAGGAGAATTTGAGGAGCACATAGGAGAAATTCCGTCTCTTTACAAGTGGGAGATGATGAACAGGGCTATTCATGCCGCTGCTAGAGGAGGGAGTTTGACCATTTTGAAGGAGCTCCTAAGTAATTGCACTGATGTTCTGGCCTACAGGGATAAGCAGGGCGCAACGATCTTACATGCTGCTGCCGCCAGAGGGCAGGTTGAG GTCGTTAAAGATGTTATAGCATCCTTCGAAATCATGAACTCCACAGACAATCTGGGGAACACGGCATTGCACATTGCTGCTTACAGGGGCCAATCATCAGTTGTTGAAGCTTTGATTGTTGCTTCCCCCTTACTGGCCTCTTCAATAAACTTTGCTGGAGAAACTTTTCTCCACATGGCAGTGTCTGGCTTCCAGAATCCTGCTTTTAGAAGATTGGATAATCAGATTGAGCTGATGAAGCAGTTGATGAGTGGTAAAGTTTTCAAAATGGAAGATATCataaatgctaaaaacaatgAGGGAAGGACTGCTCTTCACATGGCCATTATTGGGAATGTTCACTCTGATCTAACAAAGCTCCTGATGTCTGCAAGATCTATAAATGTCAATGTTCGTGATGCGGATGGCATGACCCCACTTGATCTCCTTAGGCAACGGCCACATTCTGCATCATCAGATATACTAATGAGGCAACTGATTTCAGCAGGCGGAATATTTGGTTGTCAGGATTATACTACAAGAAGAGCCATTGCCTCTCGCTTAAAGATGCAAGGCAATGGAGGCAGTCCAGGATCTTCATTTAGAATCTCTgacaatgaaatatttttgtaCACGGGCATTGAAATTGCCTCTGATGCCTACGCGGATCCAGCCACAGCAGGAGTGAGTCCATCCTCATCTGAGTTGAGTCACCCTGACCAAACCAATGACAACCAGGGCTCAGCACTTCATAAGAGAAGAGATTCTTTCAATTATGCAGCTCAGCAATTGAAAAGGGTTCTCCAATGGCCCCGGCTGAAGGATAAAAAGCCAGAAAAATTAAGGAAATCAATCGATCAGGGTTCGGTGGCTTCAGGCAAGAAATACAGTGGTTCAGAGGAAACTCCAACCCCACTTCGTCAGCGATTTTCAAATGCTTCATCCATTCCAAACAACAAGAGGACGCTCTCTGTCAGGAGCAATCAGTCTAGTCCAACAGCCAAGAAGAAGCTAGCCTCAGGGATAATGCATGGTGTTGTGCAGGGCTTGCCACAAATAACTATCCCAGGTCGATCACGCTCAAGttcattttcaaaatcatcCATTTCTTCTCCTAGTTCATTTGACAAGCAGAAGGGTGTGTTTATTGAAAGTGATGTCGCTGGGCCATCTACTTCCAATAGATTATTCAATGATGGAACGCCAAAtgtgaaagagaaagaaggcTCGACCAGTAAGAAGTTGAGGAGccagtatttttgttttggtgctGCAGGTCTGTCCGTGAAAACACCAGTGAGCAGGCACCGGAGCCAGGGTTCCAATCCTTCTGTTCTTTCAGTGGCTTGA
- the LOC118042845 gene encoding lysine histidine transporter 1: MGVETTNNDHGYTQKEADEVARQKAIDDWLPITSSRNAKWWYSAFHNVTAMVGAGVLSLPYAMSELGWGPGVAVLILSWIITLYTLWQMVEMHEMVPGKRFDRYHELGQHAFGEKLGLYIVVPQQLIVEVGVCIVYMVTGGKSLKKFHDIVCSSCKPIKQTYFIMIFASVHFVLSHLPNFNSISGVSLAAAVMSLSYSTIAWSASVDKGVQPDVQYGYKASSKIGTVFNFFSALGDVAFAYAGHNVVLEIQATIPSTPEKPSKGPMWRGVIVAYIVVALCYFPVALIGYWMYGNSVSDNILITLEKPVWLIAMANMFVVVHVIGSYQIYAMPVFDMMETVLVKKLNFRPTMVLRFFVRNFYVAFTMFVGITFPFFGGLLGFFGGFAFAPTTYFLPCVMWLAIYKPRKFGLSWWTNWICIVFGVILMIVSPIGGMRQIIIQAKDYKFYN; the protein is encoded by the exons ATGGGCGTTGAAACTACTAACAATGATCATGGCTACACCCAGAAAGAG GCTGATGAGGTAGCAAGGCAGAAGGCTATTGATGATTGGCTTCCAATTACTTCTTCAAGGAATGCAAAATGGTGGTACTCAGCTTTCCACAATGTCACCGCCATGGTTGGAGCTGGTGTCCTCAGTCTCCCCTATGCCATGTCAGAGCTTGGATG GGGTCCTGGTGTGGCTGTGCTAATCCTGTCATGGATCATCACGCTATACACACTATGGCAAATGGTTGAGATGCATGAAATGGTTCCAGGAAAGAGATTTGATAGATATCATGAACTTGGTCAACATGCTTTTGGTGAAAAGCTTGGCCTCTACATTGTTGTACCGCAGCAACTTATTGTTGAAGTTGGTGTGTGCATCGTGTACATGGTTACTGGGGGAAAATCATTGAAGAAGTTCCATGATATTGTGTGCAGCTCATGCAAACCGATCAAACAAACCTACTTCATTATGATTTTTGCCTCTGTTCACTTTGTGCTCTCCCATCTCCCCAACTTCAACTCCATCTCTGGTGTCTCTCTGGCAGCTGCAGTCATGTCCTTGAG TTATTCTACGATTGCTTGGTCGGCTTCTGTTGATAAGGGTGTTCAGCCAGATGTGCAATATGGGTATAAAGCTTCCAGCAAGATAGGAACAGTCTTTAACTTCTTCAGTGCCCTGGGTGATGTGGCTTTTGCTTACGCTGGGCACAATGTGGTCTTGGAGATTCAAGCAACAATCCCATCTACACCTGAGAAGCCATCCAAAGGACCTATGTGGAGAGGAGTCATAGTTGCCTATATAGTGGTGGCTTTGTGCTACTTCCCTGTTGCTCTAATTGGGTATTGGATGTATGGAAATTCAGTCTCCGACAACATCCTCATCACATTGGAGAAGCCTGTATGGCTTATTGCAATGGCTAACATGTTTGTTGTGGTCCATGTTATTGGAAGCTACCAG ATTTATGCTATGCCAGTGTTTGACATGATGGAAACTGTGTTAgtaaagaaattgaatttcCGGCCCACTATGGTTCTTCGTTTCTTTGTACGCAATTTTTATGTTG CATTCACAATGTTTGTTGGCATTACCTTCCCTTTCTTTGGTGGTCTTCTTGGATTTTTTGGAGGGTTTGCTTTTGCCCCAACTACATACTTT CTCCCTTGCGTAATGTGGCTTGCCATCTACAAACCAAGGAAGTTTGGCTTATCTTGGTGGACTAACTGG ATCTGCATTGTCTTCGGTGTTATCTTGATGATTGTATCACCCATTGGAGGGATGAGGCAAATCATAATTCAAGCAAAGGACTACAAGTTCTACAATTGA